One Hippoglossus hippoglossus isolate fHipHip1 chromosome 13, fHipHip1.pri, whole genome shotgun sequence genomic window carries:
- the stard10 gene encoding START domain-containing protein 10, whose amino-acid sequence MSGHTVTIPDDGAFASFKAECLCEERWRLGCSKGSITVWTQGLEEGNSVHQIKCRMVCKDVSAETMYDVLHDIEYRRKWDTNVIETFDIGKLTANADVGYYSWKCPKPLQNRDVITLRSWLPIGKDYIIMNYSVKHAKYPPKKDMVRAVSIQTGYMIQSQGPKTCTLTYMANIDPRGSLPKWVVNKSSDYLAPRAMKKINKACLKYSEWKQKHNPGFKPWLYPEQTTLPSIPLSELSIQHAESLENIDESSLAETQEREDSD is encoded by the exons ATGTCTGGACACACCGTGACCATCCCGGACGACGGGGCGTTCGCCAGCTTCAAGGCCGAGTGCCTGTGCGAGGAGCGCTGGAGATTGGGCTGCAGCAAGGGAAGCATCACTGTGTGGACCCAGGGTCTGGAGGAAGGGAACTCCGTCCACCAAATTAAG tgtcGGATGGTGTGCAAGGACGTGTCAGCTGAGACCATGTACGACGTGCTCCATGACATCGAATATAGACGGAAATGGGACACAAACGTCATAGAGACTTTCGACATCGGGAAACTCACCGCCAATGCGGATGTCGGTTACTATTCAT GGAAGTGTCCAAAACCTCTCCAGAACCGTGATGTCATCACACTTCGTTCCTGGCTGCCAATAGGGAAAGATTATATCATCATGAACTACTCCGTCAAACATGCT AAATACCCTCCGAAAAAGGACATGGTGCGAGCTGTGTCCATTCAGACTGGCTACATGATCCAGAGCCAGGGGCCCAAAACCTGTACCCTTACGTACATGGCCAACATAGATCCACGAG GTTCATTACCCAAGTGGGTTGTCAACAAGTCTTCTGACTACCTTGCTCCTCGC GCAATGAAGAAGATCAACAAAGCCTGTTTGAAGTATTCAGAGTGGAAGCAGAAACACAACCCTGGGTTTAAGCCCTGGCTCTACCCTGAGCAGACTACATTACCCAGCATCCCACTCTCTGAGCTCAGCATCCAGCATGCAGAGAGCCTGGAGAATATTGATGAAAGCTCACTGGCTGAGACTcaggagagagaagacagcgactaa